A stretch of Flavobacterium sp. N1994 DNA encodes these proteins:
- a CDS encoding type IX secretion system membrane protein PorP/SprF has protein sequence MKHKIIKYLLVLLVVFLTSKLHAQQDPQFTHYMYNMSVVNPAYATDNPDVINLGGLYRAQWVGIKGAPTTQTFFAHKPLSKRVEMGISVVHDEIGNVVRENNIFADFAYVIPLNESVKLSFGLKAGVTLFNTDFNGFVYTDPTIDPAFQDNISKTFPNIGAGTYLFGPNYYVGFSTPNLMTSRHIETINGRPGSGVESVHFFLTSGYVFTFNGNDNFKLKPAFMAKGVEGAPVALDLTTNVLINNKFELGAGYRLGDSVSGLASFYITPTLRIGYSYDYTLSNLGRFNSGSHEVFLLFDLDSNKLSSSGKGYDKSPRFF, from the coding sequence ATGAAACATAAAATTATAAAATATCTCTTAGTGCTGCTTGTGGTATTTTTGACTTCAAAGTTACACGCACAACAAGATCCGCAGTTCACTCATTATATGTATAACATGAGTGTGGTCAATCCAGCATATGCAACAGATAATCCAGATGTAATTAATTTAGGAGGATTATATCGTGCCCAATGGGTAGGAATAAAAGGAGCACCAACGACCCAAACGTTCTTCGCTCACAAACCGTTGTCGAAAAGAGTGGAAATGGGTATTTCAGTGGTACACGATGAAATTGGTAATGTGGTAAGAGAAAATAACATCTTTGCCGATTTTGCTTATGTAATTCCTTTAAACGAATCGGTAAAATTATCATTCGGATTGAAAGCGGGAGTTACTTTATTTAACACCGATTTTAACGGATTTGTCTATACCGACCCTACGATAGATCCAGCATTTCAGGATAACATTAGTAAAACCTTTCCGAATATTGGTGCCGGAACGTATTTGTTTGGACCCAATTATTATGTTGGTTTTTCCACCCCTAATTTAATGACTTCAAGACATATTGAAACCATAAACGGACGTCCAGGAAGTGGTGTGGAATCGGTACATTTTTTCTTAACCAGTGGTTATGTATTTACGTTTAACGGAAATGATAATTTCAAATTAAAACCAGCATTCATGGCCAAAGGAGTAGAAGGAGCCCCTGTTGCTTTAGATTTAACGACGAATGTTTTAATTAATAACAAATTTGAATTAGGTGCTGGCTATAGATTGGGAGATTCGGTTAGCGGATTAGCCAGTTTTTATATTACACCAACACTCAGAATTGGATATTCCTATGATTATACGTTATCCAATTTGGGTAGATTCAATTCGGGTTCTCACGAAGTATTTTTACTATTTGATTTAGATTCAAATAAACTCTCTTCATCAGGTAAAGGATACGACAAATCACCAAGGTTCTTTTAA
- a CDS encoding OmpA family protein: MKKFYYILFVFCSITTLFAQKKASVKEANSLFGRKAYVKAAEAYEQVPQSKQVLQNLGDCYYYNFQMNNAVRAYGQLFFTYKDSVKKEVFFRYANALKGTKDFDKGDAIMSEYLGYEQSTPKFMKNITRNIPTSFKLQMMSKNKTNGDFGISFYGDKVVFASLRNAADKAYGWNDRPYLDLFSAKVNSQGQLTDVEPFSDVINTKKHESNATFSADGKIMYFNRSGEKQVKVGNEKVAMIKIYKAEFVNGKWDKVTMLPFSSDTYSVEHPFLTKDGKKLYFASDMPGSFEGSMDIYVVDVNEDGTYSQPRNLGETINTIHREQFPFLTEDGTLYFASDGHQGNGNLDVFMSLKISDTEFDKPLNLGSTINSEMDDFNFILDEKTQKGYFASNRTGDDNLYTFVQEENKLQYLVEGEVRDVKTTELLPGATVKLFDDKGNLLEEVLVGKDGTFDFNTEPNRKYKIMAFKDFYIPAEAEFDTSQKGKVYIDLQMKVQSYYDAEDIINKQADGTVLIELENIYFDLNKWDIKPQAAQVLNVLLGILKKYPYMEIEIGAHTDSRASDVYNLRLSNKRAASALEYLVKNGIDRKRLRSIGYGETKPLIICPKNDCTPAEHATNRRCTFMILK, encoded by the coding sequence ATGAAAAAATTCTACTACATACTTTTTGTTTTTTGCAGTATCACCACTCTTTTTGCCCAAAAGAAAGCTAGTGTTAAAGAAGCCAATTCTTTATTTGGAAGAAAAGCTTATGTCAAAGCTGCAGAGGCTTATGAGCAAGTGCCTCAATCGAAACAAGTGTTGCAAAATTTAGGCGATTGCTATTACTATAATTTCCAAATGAACAATGCCGTTCGGGCATATGGACAATTGTTTTTTACCTATAAAGACAGTGTTAAAAAGGAAGTGTTTTTCAGATATGCTAATGCCTTGAAAGGAACAAAAGATTTTGATAAAGGCGATGCTATCATGAGTGAATATTTAGGATACGAACAAAGCACTCCTAAATTCATGAAAAACATAACGAGAAACATACCTACTAGTTTCAAGTTGCAAATGATGTCGAAAAATAAGACCAACGGTGATTTTGGAATTTCTTTCTATGGGGATAAAGTAGTCTTTGCGTCCCTCAGAAATGCTGCTGATAAAGCATACGGATGGAACGACAGACCTTATCTTGACTTGTTTTCAGCAAAAGTAAATAGCCAAGGACAATTGACCGATGTAGAGCCTTTTTCTGATGTTATCAATACCAAGAAACACGAAAGTAACGCCACGTTTAGTGCCGATGGTAAAATCATGTATTTCAACAGAAGTGGAGAAAAGCAAGTCAAAGTTGGTAATGAGAAAGTAGCCATGATCAAAATTTACAAAGCAGAGTTTGTAAACGGAAAATGGGACAAAGTAACCATGTTGCCTTTTTCAAGCGATACCTATTCAGTTGAACATCCTTTCTTGACTAAAGATGGTAAGAAATTGTATTTTGCCAGTGATATGCCTGGTTCGTTTGAAGGCTCAATGGATATTTATGTCGTAGATGTTAATGAAGATGGAACCTACAGTCAACCCAGAAATTTAGGAGAGACAATCAATACAATCCACAGAGAACAATTTCCTTTCCTGACAGAAGATGGAACGCTCTATTTTGCATCAGATGGGCATCAAGGGAATGGAAATTTAGATGTTTTTATGAGCTTGAAAATTAGCGATACCGAATTTGATAAACCACTTAATCTTGGCTCCACTATTAATAGTGAAATGGATGATTTCAATTTCATTCTTGATGAAAAAACTCAAAAAGGCTATTTCGCCTCTAACAGAACGGGTGATGATAACTTGTATACCTTTGTTCAAGAAGAAAATAAATTGCAATATTTAGTGGAAGGAGAAGTTCGAGATGTTAAAACAACTGAACTTTTACCTGGTGCTACAGTAAAATTATTTGACGATAAAGGTAATTTGCTTGAAGAAGTTTTAGTGGGTAAAGATGGTACTTTTGATTTCAACACAGAGCCTAATAGGAAATACAAAATTATGGCTTTCAAAGATTTTTATATTCCTGCCGAAGCCGAGTTTGATACTAGCCAAAAAGGCAAAGTGTATATAGATTTACAAATGAAAGTCCAATCGTATTATGATGCCGAAGATATCATCAACAAACAAGCGGATGGAACGGTTTTGATTGAGCTTGAAAATATTTACTTCGACTTGAATAAATGGGATATTAAACCTCAAGCAGCCCAAGTTTTAAATGTGCTTTTAGGTATCCTTAAAAAATATCCATACATGGAAATCGAGATTGGTGCTCATACAGATTCACGTGCATCAGATGTTTATAATTTAAGACTGTCCAATAAAAGAGCCGCTTCTGCTTTAGAGTATTTAGTGAAAAATGGCATCGATAGAAAACGACTTCGTTCCATTGGATACGGAGAAACAAAACCGTTAATTATTTGTCCTAAAAACGATTGTACTCCAGCAGAACACGCTACCAACCGTAGATGTACTTTTATGATTTTGAAATAA